A part of Brassica rapa cultivar Chiifu-401-42 unplaced genomic scaffold, CAAS_Brap_v3.01 Scaffold0073, whole genome shotgun sequence genomic DNA contains:
- the LOC117129720 gene encoding F-box/kelch-repeat protein At3g27150-like — translation MLLKVLFWNLQEMMSKDMAKINQDMLMLRDDQTPKVGASLSQSKRRKISIVGIKPNIPDLNVKPCYDSDEEEKGEVTNIFQNLAGLKSHDGCYVHHKLLYELEVEIFARLPCFEYWKLQFLNKKFLQLLKSGEIFRVRQEKGLVKPYVILHSGAGSNWEMFDKDFKTFQRLPKVPSSDYCFFHSDKETICVGTQLIVIGREIEGIVVFRYELENHKWFKGPSMITPRVMYGSASHGKTAFFAGGIQMDDNGNPIVVRTVEKYNADAKSWTMINGMHKARKFSSGCFLRGKFYVLGGRDENDKHLTCGESYDETTNSWELIPDMLKDMTFITPSQSPPLIAVVDDNLYMLETSLNELRVYDINTNIWKKLGVVPVSTNTTFGWGTAFKSMGDRLLVVGSSHSWHRKGIVYSCRPSPDVEEQHWEELKYWCSGAKLPQFIHNCCVMFA, via the coding sequence ATGTTACTCAAAGTATTATTTTGGAATTTACAGGAAATGATGTCAAAAGATATggctaaaataaatcaagataTGCTAATGCTAAGGGATGACCAGACTCCTAAAGTTGGAGCTAGCTTGAGCCAATCTAAACGAAGGAAGATTTCAATTGTTGGCATTAAACCCAACATACCTGACCTGAATGTGAAACCTTGTTATGATTCCGATGaggaagaaaaaggagaagttacaaatatatttCAGAATCTTGCAGGTTTAAAATCTCATGATGGATGCTATGTTCATCATAAGCTTTTGTACGAGCTTGAGGTCGAGATCTTTGCTCGTCTTCCATGCTTCGAATACTGGAAACTGCAGTTTCTTAACAAGAAATTTTTGCAGTTGTTAAAAAGTGGTGAAATTTTCAGGGTGAGACAAGAAAAGGGACTTGTAAAACCCTACGTGATTTTGCATTCAGGGGCTGGATCAAATTGGGAAATGTTTGATAAGGATTTTAAAACCTTTCAGAGACTTcctaaagttccttcttctgactATTGCTTTTTCCACAGCGATAAGGAAACAATATGTGTGGGTACTCAACTAATTGTCATTGGAAGAGAAATAGAGGGAATTGTGGTGTTTCGCTACGAGCTAGAGAATCATAAGTGGTTCAAAGGTCCTTCAATGATCACACCGAGGGTCATGTACGGTTCTGCTAGCCATGGAAAAACCGCATTCTTTGCAGGAGGCATTCAAATGGATGACAATGGAAACCCTATTGTTGTGCGAACTGTGGAAAAGTATAATGCTGATGCAAAAAGTTGGACTATGATTAATGGAATGCATAAAGCAAGGAAGTTCAGCTCAGGATGTTTCTTGCGTGGAAAATTTTATGTCCTCGGTGGCAGAGATGAGAATGATAAACACCTCACTTGTGGAGAAAGTTATGATGAGACCACAAATTCTTGGGAGTTGATACCTGACATGTTGAAAGACATGACATTCATTACGCCTTCCCAATCTCCGCCTCTTATAGCTGTGGTTGATGACAATCTATACATGTTGGAGACATCTTTGAACGAGCTTCGCGTATATGATATAAACACAAATATTTGGAAGAAACTTGGTGTTGTCCCTGTGAGCACAAACACTACCTTTGGTTGGGGGACTGCGTTTAAATCGATGGGAGATAGACTTCTGGTTGTTGGCTCTTCTCACTCTTGGCATAGGAAAGGAATAGTCTACTCATGCCGTCCTTCTCCAGACGTGGAAGAGCAGCACTGGGAAGAATTAAAATATTGGTGCAGTGGTGCTAAGCTCCCACAGTTTATTCATAACTGCTGTGTGATGTTTGCTTAA